The following are from one region of the Paraglaciecola sp. L1A13 genome:
- a CDS encoding beta-ketoacyl-ACP synthase III, with amino-acid sequence MNSRIIGTGSYYPSEVRSNADLSLMVDTSDEWITDRTGIKERRIIGAHETAATMGYEASKKALEAAGIDAKSLDMIVCATTSGRHSLPSTACEIQKALDIDGIPAFDVAAACAGYCYALSVADQYIKSGMAKRILVIGTDCLSRMISPEDRTMVILFGDAAGATIIEASEEPGILSTHIHAAGSYGDLLAIGNPTRGDELSIHENWGTMKGNEVFRVAVTKLSEIVEETLAANNMQKSDLDWLVPHQANFRIIKATAKKLDMSLDQVVMTLERYGNTSAATVPTALDEAVRDGRIKRGQNLLLEAFGGGFAWASALIRY; translated from the coding sequence ATGAATTCTAGAATAATTGGAACAGGTAGTTATTATCCAAGCGAAGTGCGCAGCAACGCAGATTTATCTCTTATGGTTGATACCTCAGACGAATGGATAACGGACCGAACCGGTATAAAAGAACGTCGCATTATTGGCGCTCATGAAACCGCAGCGACCATGGGCTATGAAGCCAGTAAAAAGGCGCTAGAGGCCGCTGGTATAGACGCAAAATCACTCGATATGATCGTATGTGCTACTACGAGTGGCCGTCATTCATTACCCAGTACTGCCTGTGAAATTCAAAAAGCCTTAGATATAGACGGTATCCCAGCATTTGATGTAGCGGCCGCCTGTGCTGGTTATTGTTACGCATTGAGCGTAGCTGATCAGTACATTAAATCAGGCATGGCTAAACGTATTTTGGTTATTGGAACAGACTGTTTAAGCCGAATGATCAGCCCAGAAGACAGAACCATGGTCATATTATTTGGAGACGCAGCTGGGGCTACTATTATCGAAGCAAGTGAAGAGCCTGGTATTCTTTCTACTCACATTCATGCTGCCGGCTCATACGGTGACTTACTTGCCATTGGTAATCCAACCCGTGGTGATGAATTATCCATTCACGAAAATTGGGGCACCATGAAAGGCAACGAAGTATTTCGTGTCGCGGTGACTAAATTGAGTGAAATTGTTGAGGAAACACTCGCGGCCAACAATATGCAGAAATCTGATTTAGATTGGCTTGTTCCTCACCAAGCGAACTTTCGGATTATCAAGGCTACTGCTAAAAAATTAGATATGTCTCTTGATCAAGTCGTCATGACGTTAGAGCGCTATGGTAATACCTCAGCCGCTACCGTACCGACTGCATTAGATGAAGCGGTTCGTGATGGTAGAATCAAACGTGGTCAAAATTTATTACTAGAAGCCTTTGGTGGCGGATTTGCTTGGGCATCAGCCCTGATTCGTTATTAA
- the fabD gene encoding ACP S-malonyltransferase has product MSKRAWVFPGQGSQTVGMLKDLAENYPQVEETFSRASKVLGYDLWDVVQNDKTQTLGQTQVTQPALLAASYAIFQVLKAQDVNLPHYLAGHSLGEYSALVCSGVLTFEDGIKLVEARGQFMQQAVPEGVGAMYAIIGLDDAKVIKACAEAQTETQLIVSAVNFNSPGQVVIAGNAKAAEKAAELCKVAGAKRALPLAVSVPSHCALMKPAADKLASLFDSIEFSAPSIPVINNVDVAIETTSQAIKTALLRQLYSPVRWTETIQKLASLDVTQLHEIGPGKVLTGLIKRIDKSLSCDAVNNAETVSVIR; this is encoded by the coding sequence ATGTCAAAACGCGCGTGGGTGTTCCCAGGTCAGGGATCACAAACAGTGGGCATGTTGAAAGACTTAGCGGAGAATTATCCGCAAGTAGAAGAAACATTTAGTCGCGCAAGTAAAGTGTTAGGTTATGATCTTTGGGATGTTGTACAAAATGACAAAACTCAAACGTTAGGCCAAACACAGGTTACCCAACCTGCTTTATTAGCAGCCAGCTACGCTATTTTCCAAGTACTAAAGGCCCAGGATGTCAATTTACCACATTACCTAGCGGGTCATAGCCTTGGTGAATACTCAGCTTTAGTATGTTCAGGGGTATTGACCTTTGAAGACGGCATTAAATTAGTTGAAGCCCGTGGTCAATTTATGCAACAAGCTGTACCTGAAGGTGTTGGCGCGATGTATGCCATAATTGGTTTGGACGATGCCAAAGTAATAAAGGCATGTGCTGAAGCTCAAACCGAAACTCAACTAATTGTCTCAGCGGTCAACTTTAACTCTCCGGGCCAAGTGGTCATTGCAGGTAATGCAAAAGCCGCTGAAAAAGCAGCTGAATTATGCAAAGTAGCGGGAGCAAAACGCGCGTTGCCATTAGCCGTAAGCGTGCCATCACACTGTGCGTTAATGAAACCAGCGGCAGATAAGCTCGCTTCCTTATTTGATTCAATAGAATTTAGCGCGCCGTCTATCCCTGTAATAAATAATGTTGATGTGGCAATTGAAACCACATCACAAGCAATTAAAACAGCGCTTTTACGACAGTTGTATAGCCCTGTTCGCTGGACAGAAACGATTCAAAAACTTGCGTCGTTAGATGTTACTCAATTACATGAAATTGGTCCTGGCAAAGTACTAACGGGCCTGATTAAGCGCATTGATAAATCGTTAAGCTGTGACGCAGTTAATAACGCGGAAACAGTCTCCGTTATTCGTTAA
- the fabG gene encoding 3-oxoacyl-ACP reductase FabG, whose amino-acid sequence MSGLDGKIALVTGASRGIGKAIAEQLVNDGATVIGTATSENGAQAISEYLGANGKGMVLNVSEPESMTTLLSAVAEQFGVIDILVNNAGITRDNLLMRMKDHEWQDILNTNLTSVFNMSKAVLRGMMKKRCGRIINIGSVVGSTGNAGQANYAAAKAGVIGFSKSMAREVASRGITVNVVAPGFIDTDMTKALSDDQREAIFKDIPANRLGSVQEVAAAVGFLASNSAAYITGETLHVNGGMFMG is encoded by the coding sequence ATGTCTGGATTAGATGGAAAAATAGCATTGGTAACCGGTGCGAGTCGTGGTATTGGTAAAGCTATCGCTGAGCAATTGGTAAATGATGGTGCCACTGTTATCGGTACGGCTACTTCTGAAAACGGCGCGCAGGCAATCAGCGAATATCTAGGTGCAAATGGCAAGGGGATGGTACTGAATGTCTCTGAACCTGAGTCTATGACCACCTTGTTATCTGCTGTAGCTGAGCAGTTTGGTGTGATTGATATTTTAGTTAATAATGCTGGTATCACCCGCGATAATCTACTTATGCGCATGAAAGATCATGAGTGGCAAGATATATTAAATACCAACCTTACGTCAGTATTTAATATGTCTAAAGCAGTTTTACGTGGCATGATGAAAAAACGTTGTGGTAGAATCATTAATATTGGTTCTGTTGTTGGTAGCACAGGTAATGCTGGTCAAGCTAACTATGCTGCAGCGAAAGCGGGTGTAATAGGCTTTAGTAAATCCATGGCACGTGAAGTTGCTTCTCGAGGCATTACGGTCAATGTGGTTGCGCCAGGTTTTATCGACACTGATATGACCAAAGCATTAAGTGACGACCAACGCGAAGCCATTTTTAAAGATATTCCAGCAAATCGCTTAGGCTCCGTTCAAGAAGTAGCTGCAGCGGTTGGCTTTTTAGCTAGTAATAGCGCCGCTTACATCACGGGTGAAACCTTACATGTAAATGGTGGAATGTTTATGGGGTAG
- the acpP gene encoding acyl carrier protein — protein sequence MSDIEERVKKIIIEQLGVKEEEVKSEASFVDDLGADSLDTVELVMALEEEFDTEIPDEEAEKITTVQSAIDYVNAHKDA from the coding sequence ATGAGTGACATCGAAGAACGCGTTAAAAAAATCATTATTGAACAACTTGGTGTTAAAGAAGAAGAAGTAAAATCAGAAGCCTCGTTTGTTGATGATCTAGGTGCGGATTCTCTAGACACAGTTGAATTGGTTATGGCTTTGGAAGAGGAATTCGATACAGAAATTCCTGATGAAGAAGCAGAAAAAATTACCACAGTTCAATCTGCAATTGACTACGTTAACGCTCACAAAGACGCGTAA
- the fabF gene encoding beta-ketoacyl-ACP synthase II → MAKRRVVVTGLGVLSPVGNDYASTWQNIVNGKSGIGPITVFDASEYTTHFAGEVKGFNVEDYIAKKETKKMDKFIQFGVAAGMQALADSGLEITEKNASRVGVAIGSGIGGLSLIEENHTKLVNSGPKRISPFFVPATITNMISGFLSIMKGLKGPNLNIVTACTTGVHNMGVAARLIAYGDADAMLAGGAEASICPLGLGGFAAARALSTRNDAPEIASRPWDKDRDGFVMGEGAGVVMLEEYESAKARGAKIYAELVGFGMSGDAYHMTSPPENGEGAAAAMQNALNDASLNARQVGYINAHGTSTQAGDVAEVAAVKSIFEGYANKVLVSSTKSMTGHLLGAAGAVEAIFTILALRDQVAPPTINLDTPGEGCDLDFVPHETRSVKMEYALCNSFGFGGTNGSLLFKKV, encoded by the coding sequence GTGGCTAAACGTCGGGTTGTAGTAACCGGTCTTGGCGTACTCTCTCCTGTGGGCAATGATTATGCTTCCACGTGGCAGAATATCGTCAACGGTAAAAGTGGTATCGGTCCAATTACGGTTTTTGATGCATCGGAATATACGACGCATTTTGCAGGTGAAGTAAAAGGCTTCAATGTTGAAGACTACATCGCCAAAAAAGAAACCAAGAAAATGGATAAGTTTATTCAATTTGGCGTTGCTGCAGGAATGCAAGCTTTAGCTGATTCAGGTCTTGAGATTACTGAAAAAAATGCATCACGAGTTGGTGTCGCAATTGGATCGGGTATTGGTGGTTTAAGTTTGATTGAAGAAAACCACACCAAGTTGGTTAATTCAGGTCCCAAACGTATATCACCGTTTTTTGTACCCGCCACGATCACCAACATGATTTCAGGTTTTCTGTCAATTATGAAAGGTTTGAAAGGCCCTAATTTAAACATTGTGACGGCTTGTACCACAGGTGTACATAATATGGGCGTAGCAGCACGTCTTATTGCCTACGGTGATGCTGACGCAATGTTAGCGGGCGGAGCTGAGGCATCTATATGCCCGTTAGGCTTAGGTGGTTTTGCGGCAGCCAGAGCGCTATCTACGCGTAATGACGCGCCTGAGATTGCGAGCCGCCCTTGGGATAAAGACCGTGACGGTTTTGTTATGGGCGAGGGCGCTGGTGTCGTTATGCTAGAAGAGTATGAATCGGCAAAAGCCCGAGGCGCAAAGATTTACGCAGAACTTGTCGGCTTCGGAATGAGCGGTGACGCTTATCATATGACCTCACCACCTGAAAATGGTGAAGGTGCTGCAGCGGCTATGCAAAACGCATTAAATGATGCATCACTTAATGCGCGACAAGTCGGTTATATCAATGCTCACGGTACCTCCACTCAAGCGGGTGATGTTGCTGAAGTCGCGGCAGTAAAAAGTATTTTCGAAGGATACGCTAATAAAGTGTTAGTCAGTTCGACTAAATCTATGACTGGGCATTTACTTGGCGCAGCTGGTGCGGTAGAAGCTATTTTCACCATTTTGGCGTTGCGCGATCAAGTAGCTCCTCCAACCATAAACTTAGACACCCCTGGTGAAGGTTGCGATCTTGATTTTGTGCCCCACGAAACGCGTTCGGTCAAAATGGAATATGCCCTGTGTAATTCATTTGGATTCGGCGGTACAAATGGTTCGTTATTGTTTAAAAAAGTTTAA
- the pabC gene encoding aminodeoxychorismate lyase: MIVNGLPALEIDIADRAIQYGDGCFTTMVVRHGEIELWSAHLERLKHCCERLYIPFSNWDELTQSALNCARSETLAVLKVLISRGSGGRGYSPIGANHPVYIITRHAMPIQYGNWQEMGIELNVSNITLAKQPLLAGLKHLNRLEQVFIKRELALDAFHDCIVLDTDDIIVESSVGNLFWFNENAWFTPSLTFSGVEGVMRNHIIDYFTLNGIAIHQCREGLSNLQSASEVFVCNSLMGVVPVNAIEYADGHRAYYRTDKTRQVQQEVTHHRV, encoded by the coding sequence ATGATTGTAAATGGATTACCCGCCTTAGAAATTGATATCGCTGACAGAGCAATACAATACGGCGATGGGTGTTTTACCACAATGGTAGTAAGGCACGGTGAAATAGAGCTCTGGAGCGCACATTTGGAGCGCTTAAAGCACTGCTGTGAACGCTTATATATTCCATTTAGCAATTGGGATGAACTCACTCAATCTGCATTGAATTGCGCGCGAAGTGAAACCCTCGCCGTATTGAAAGTATTGATTTCTCGCGGTTCTGGCGGACGCGGTTATAGCCCCATTGGCGCAAATCACCCAGTGTATATCATTACTCGTCACGCCATGCCAATACAGTATGGTAATTGGCAAGAAATGGGGATCGAGTTAAATGTCAGCAATATCACTCTGGCTAAACAACCTCTGTTAGCAGGGTTGAAACATTTAAATCGATTAGAGCAAGTTTTTATCAAACGTGAACTTGCCCTTGACGCATTTCATGACTGTATTGTGCTGGACACCGACGACATCATCGTTGAATCATCTGTCGGTAATCTCTTTTGGTTTAATGAAAACGCTTGGTTTACACCATCACTTACTTTTAGTGGTGTTGAAGGGGTCATGCGTAACCATATTATTGATTATTTTACCCTTAATGGTATTGCTATTCATCAATGTCGGGAGGGGTTAAGCAATTTGCAATCGGCTAGCGAAGTATTCGTATGTAATAGCTTAATGGGTGTGGTACCGGTCAATGCAATCGAATATGCTGATGGGCATCGAGCTTATTATCGAACTGATAAAACCCGTCAAGTGCAACAAGAAGTAACCCATCATCGTGTCTAA
- the mltG gene encoding endolytic transglycosylase MltG: MKINVIKTTSWLITLTVVTLMTGYYYLQQQAEKPLQLQQPTLLSIDKGQFSNSILSQLKQQALIEHTLGLKVMLKLMPELTNVKAGTYELLPGMNGIDVFRLIASGKEKQFAITLIEGLRWQDWRKQIVTHSHIIVNDDFEDKVVRLTHDLTGNTLEGWLLPDTYYFVAGTSAFTIVQRAHNEMQSALKNLWQQREQNLPYTSAYDALIMASIIEKETARADERERIAGVFVNRLRLNMRLQTDPTVIYGIGEQFDGNIRRKDLRTATPYNTYIIKGLTPTPIAMPSLLAIYAALNPLPTDELYFVSKGDGSHHFSTTLQEHNQAVRKYQLNH, translated from the coding sequence GTGAAAATTAATGTTATTAAAACAACCTCATGGTTGATTACTTTAACTGTCGTCACCTTAATGACAGGCTATTATTATCTTCAACAACAGGCTGAAAAACCTTTACAACTCCAGCAGCCAACATTGCTTAGTATCGATAAAGGTCAATTTTCAAATAGTATCCTCAGTCAGTTAAAACAGCAGGCACTTATCGAACACACTCTCGGGTTAAAAGTCATGTTAAAGCTAATGCCTGAATTAACCAACGTCAAAGCCGGAACCTATGAATTGCTGCCGGGAATGAACGGTATTGATGTTTTTCGCCTGATTGCTAGCGGCAAGGAAAAGCAATTTGCTATCACCCTTATTGAAGGGCTTAGGTGGCAAGATTGGCGCAAACAAATTGTTACCCATTCTCATATTATCGTTAACGATGATTTTGAAGATAAAGTTGTTCGATTAACCCATGACCTAACTGGCAACACGTTAGAGGGTTGGTTATTACCCGACACCTATTACTTTGTTGCGGGCACATCCGCGTTTACTATCGTCCAAAGGGCGCACAATGAAATGCAAAGTGCGTTAAAAAATCTATGGCAACAAAGAGAGCAAAATCTCCCCTATACATCGGCCTATGATGCCTTGATAATGGCATCTATTATCGAGAAAGAAACAGCTCGTGCTGATGAGCGTGAACGTATAGCGGGTGTGTTTGTTAATCGCCTAAGACTTAATATGCGTCTGCAAACGGATCCGACCGTTATTTACGGAATTGGCGAGCAGTTTGATGGCAATATTAGGCGCAAGGACTTACGCACCGCTACACCCTACAATACCTACATCATTAAAGGCTTAACGCCCACGCCTATTGCGATGCCAAGTCTATTAGCTATCTATGCGGCCTTGAATCCATTACCAACTGATGAGTTATATTTTGTATCCAAAGGGGATGGCAGTCACCATTTTTCAACTACCTTGCAAGAGCACAATCAGGCAGTGCGCAAGTATCAATTAAACCATTAA
- the tmk gene encoding dTMP kinase, with product MIPTGKFIVIEGLEGAGKSTAVSIVKTCIEQAGHSLICTREPGGTAMAEAIRECVKKDWQDETVTTEAELLLMYAARAQLLFNVIHPALKKGDWVLGDRHDMSSQAYQGGGREIPQSLIQPLREITLKGFTPDFTLYLDVEPSEGLKRARGRGELDRIEQLDISFFERTRARYLSIAQQDPNCVIINTMQSMEQVHHDIKHAMQQFLAV from the coding sequence TTGATCCCAACAGGTAAATTTATAGTTATTGAAGGCTTAGAGGGGGCAGGTAAAAGTACCGCCGTAAGCATCGTCAAAACCTGTATTGAACAAGCAGGCCACAGCCTGATCTGTACCCGCGAGCCTGGTGGTACAGCGATGGCTGAAGCCATTCGTGAATGTGTTAAAAAAGATTGGCAAGACGAAACAGTTACTACTGAAGCTGAGTTACTATTGATGTACGCTGCCAGAGCCCAGTTATTGTTTAACGTCATTCACCCAGCCCTTAAAAAAGGAGACTGGGTGCTAGGCGATCGCCACGACATGTCGTCTCAGGCTTATCAAGGGGGCGGGCGAGAGATCCCGCAATCATTGATACAGCCCCTTAGAGAAATAACATTAAAAGGTTTTACCCCAGATTTCACTTTATATCTTGATGTTGAACCCAGTGAAGGCTTAAAGCGCGCACGAGGCAGAGGTGAGCTTGATCGTATTGAACAGCTCGATATTTCATTTTTTGAACGTACCAGAGCACGTTACCTAAGTATTGCTCAGCAGGATCCAAATTGCGTCATCATCAATACCATGCAATCAATGGAACAAGTACACCATGATATTAAGCATGCCATGCAACAGTTTTTGGCGGTTTAG
- the holB gene encoding DNA polymerase III subunit delta' codes for MYSWLQGSLQQLYQRAAQHKLHHALLLKGLKGIGKGDFTEQLGRYLLCSNKQVVAQTEAAPCGLCQSCLLLNAGNHPDLYEIRSDKQIGVDAIREAIKKLSGSSQLSGAKVLVIHDAHTMTESSANALLKTLEEPTNNTFLLLLSDQTERLLPTILSRCEKVALPSPTKQACIDWLVQQGYQNVDEAMLRLYGASPLLLVERLVTPPKISYQDVARGIESLQAGSADPADLATKWQDDAINMVKWLQIWLLEKLKKGPNNPESLWQMHKLCVSANEQLRNPGVNKTLVLVNILQSMVK; via the coding sequence ATGTATTCTTGGTTACAGGGATCTTTACAGCAATTATATCAGCGAGCTGCCCAGCATAAATTACATCATGCACTATTGTTAAAAGGTCTTAAAGGCATTGGTAAAGGTGATTTTACTGAACAATTGGGCCGCTATTTGCTGTGTTCAAACAAACAAGTTGTTGCACAAACAGAAGCTGCGCCGTGCGGACTTTGTCAATCATGCTTATTACTCAATGCGGGTAATCATCCTGACCTATATGAAATCCGCTCTGATAAGCAAATAGGCGTAGATGCAATTCGGGAAGCGATCAAGAAACTGTCGGGTTCCTCTCAGTTATCAGGAGCCAAAGTCTTGGTGATCCATGACGCACATACTATGACCGAATCCAGTGCAAATGCGTTGCTTAAGACGCTTGAAGAGCCCACCAATAATACCTTTTTATTATTGCTCAGTGACCAAACTGAGCGCTTGTTACCGACGATATTGAGTCGTTGCGAGAAGGTTGCTTTGCCAAGCCCGACCAAACAGGCTTGTATAGATTGGTTAGTCCAACAAGGCTATCAAAATGTCGATGAAGCCATGTTACGCTTATACGGTGCTTCACCATTGTTGTTGGTTGAGAGGCTCGTTACCCCACCTAAAATAAGCTATCAAGATGTGGCCCGTGGAATTGAATCCTTGCAAGCTGGGTCGGCAGACCCTGCTGATCTTGCTACTAAGTGGCAAGATGACGCAATTAATATGGTTAAGTGGCTGCAGATTTGGTTACTTGAAAAATTAAAAAAAGGGCCTAACAACCCAGAGTCTTTATGGCAGATGCATAAGCTGTGTGTCAGCGCCAATGAACAATTACGTAATCCTGGGGTCAATAAAACCCTAGTATTGGTCAATATATTACAGTCGATGGTAAAGTAA
- a CDS encoding TatD family hydrolase: MFVDSHCHLDRLDKSPQELAEVIHFAQQRGVEHFLCVCVSVNDFPAMMQSIKPFNNVSASCGVHPLHQDEACSYDELLAMASSDNIVAIGETGLDYFYSAETKDVQLTSFVDHIKVANELNKPLIIHTRDARQDTIALLKQHKAPTTRGVLHCFTEDWEMAEAAIALGFYISISGIVTFKSAQALQDVVKKIPLENLLIETDSPWLAPVPYRGKQNQPGYVREVGEFIAKLKGVSVEELARITTENFYQLFNIAKKSA, encoded by the coding sequence TTGTTTGTAGATTCACATTGTCATCTCGACCGATTAGATAAAAGCCCGCAAGAACTTGCCGAGGTTATCCATTTTGCTCAGCAACGAGGCGTAGAACATTTTTTATGTGTATGCGTATCCGTTAATGACTTTCCCGCGATGATGCAATCCATTAAACCGTTTAATAATGTATCCGCGAGCTGTGGTGTGCATCCGCTTCATCAAGATGAAGCATGCTCTTATGACGAATTGCTCGCCATGGCAAGCTCTGACAATATAGTCGCCATCGGTGAAACAGGTCTGGATTATTTTTACAGTGCTGAAACCAAAGATGTGCAGCTAACATCATTTGTCGATCACATTAAAGTGGCCAATGAGCTTAATAAACCTTTGATTATCCACACCAGAGACGCGCGCCAAGATACCATTGCATTACTAAAACAACATAAAGCGCCTACTACTCGTGGTGTATTACACTGTTTTACTGAAGATTGGGAAATGGCTGAGGCAGCAATAGCCTTAGGATTTTATATTTCAATTTCAGGCATTGTGACCTTCAAAAGTGCTCAAGCACTGCAAGATGTCGTTAAAAAAATCCCATTAGAGAACCTGCTGATCGAGACTGATTCCCCTTGGCTTGCCCCTGTGCCTTACCGAGGAAAGCAAAATCAACCAGGTTATGTGCGAGAAGTAGGGGAGTTTATTGCCAAGCTTAAGGGCGTATCGGTTGAGGAACTCGCCCGAATAACAACCGAAAATTTTTACCAACTATTCAATATCGCCAAAAAAAGCGCTTAA
- a CDS encoding PepSY domain-containing protein produces the protein MLSISPRISRQSLSGHGWLGLLSGALLYIICLSGAIAVFYPEFERWEQPAVVEYTHLSPDALQQAYEQVLSTVPARDVIHDVTMVLPTNEYPRGYVTANAQSYFILQDGSLGIEKSHPWKDLLVDLHIELHLPPSIGLVLVSLFGVLLCGLIISGFMAHRRIFKDAFKLRIQAGSPHSQRDLHNRLSVWAAPFHLMIGITGAYFGLAMVFAYVFSLAFYDGDSKALIADVFSSEPVLSQPVDTANITKALINLPTVVHNEIHNSTNNNAELDSYADLSGYVPFYVTVEDVGTPEQYIIVGVRYPQRLIYAEQYRFNNDGEYINKAGFSDGLAGRQGIFSVYRVHFGHFGNVAVQIAYMLLGIALSIVSVTGVNIWLDKRQGRDFINNAWVATVWGVPMALALSSVTQVVFNLPSIAVFWGAMLVMIGWSLYIQNENHCRGWLKLLTGVALMLLVAGYYQRFAIGLIPLTGHWINGVCCFSAGLFLYFGYRDLLKQPSVQFD, from the coding sequence ATGCTTTCTATTTCACCACGTATTAGTCGTCAATCGTTATCTGGGCATGGTTGGTTGGGTTTGCTCAGTGGTGCCTTGCTGTACATCATCTGTTTGTCAGGGGCCATAGCCGTTTTTTATCCCGAATTTGAACGTTGGGAACAACCTGCTGTTGTGGAGTACACACACCTTTCGCCAGATGCGTTACAACAGGCTTACGAACAAGTGCTTAGCACTGTGCCAGCGAGAGACGTCATTCATGACGTCACAATGGTATTACCAACAAACGAATATCCTCGAGGCTACGTGACTGCAAATGCTCAAAGCTATTTTATTCTGCAAGACGGTAGTTTAGGCATTGAAAAATCCCACCCTTGGAAAGACCTGCTGGTGGACTTGCACATTGAATTGCATTTACCGCCAAGTATTGGCTTGGTATTAGTGAGCTTATTCGGTGTATTGTTATGCGGCCTGATTATCTCAGGATTTATGGCCCATAGGCGTATCTTTAAAGATGCGTTTAAACTGCGAATTCAAGCGGGAAGTCCGCATAGTCAACGTGATTTACATAATCGTTTGAGTGTCTGGGCAGCACCATTTCATTTAATGATAGGCATTACGGGGGCCTATTTTGGATTAGCGATGGTCTTCGCCTACGTTTTTTCATTAGCGTTTTACGATGGTGATAGTAAAGCGCTTATCGCTGATGTGTTCTCTAGTGAGCCTGTCTTGTCACAGCCTGTTGATACTGCCAATATTACCAAGGCACTTATCAATTTACCTACTGTGGTGCACAACGAAATACATAACAGCACAAATAACAACGCAGAACTCGATAGCTATGCAGACTTATCCGGGTATGTTCCTTTTTACGTAACCGTAGAAGATGTAGGCACACCAGAGCAATATATAATTGTTGGAGTGCGGTATCCTCAGCGCTTGATCTATGCTGAACAATACCGGTTTAATAATGATGGAGAATATATTAATAAAGCCGGTTTTTCAGATGGCTTAGCTGGACGACAAGGTATATTTTCAGTCTATCGAGTCCACTTTGGCCATTTTGGTAATGTAGCGGTTCAAATTGCTTATATGTTGCTTGGTATCGCTTTAAGCATTGTGAGCGTAACGGGTGTGAATATCTGGTTGGATAAGCGTCAAGGGCGGGATTTTATTAATAATGCGTGGGTGGCGACAGTTTGGGGCGTGCCAATGGCTTTAGCGTTATCCTCTGTTACGCAAGTGGTGTTTAACCTGCCTTCTATCGCAGTATTTTGGGGGGCCATGTTAGTGATGATTGGCTGGTCTTTGTATATTCAAAATGAAAATCACTGCCGCGGCTGGCTTAAATTATTAACCGGTGTTGCACTTATGTTGCTTGTCGCGGGATATTATCAACGATTTGCTATTGGTCTAATACCTCTAACCGGTCATTGGATAAATGGTGTTTGTTGCTTTAGCGCAGGCTTATTCCTGTATTTCGGTTATAGAGACTTACTCAAACAACCTAGTGTGCAGTTTGATTAA